In a genomic window of Pseudoglutamicibacter albus:
- a CDS encoding DUF6318 family protein — protein sequence MTNLKRNAIATVLALSLASGLAACGTNDDAKPGEAATSVAESTSTSPGGNEAEDKEARGKGTSGSGKGSGNSKPSASPSPKGPYKPATPKRPAQNVPVPGPLPEVAKEESKAGQIAFVEHWLKELNYAWEVGSFRKEFWDITSSDCNYCKKVDKTLSRVQKHNAWTVGGKIRYENIQAPNKELDSGMFYVTFSAHEDKRSYYVPGKSKAAQTVPANSTDDGMLKLERKNGRWKVEGLYGAKK from the coding sequence ATGACAAACCTAAAACGCAACGCTATCGCCACAGTCTTAGCGCTCAGCCTCGCTTCCGGTCTGGCTGCCTGCGGCACCAATGACGATGCGAAGCCCGGCGAAGCGGCTACTTCAGTTGCAGAATCAACGTCAACTAGCCCAGGTGGCAACGAAGCGGAAGACAAAGAAGCGAGGGGTAAAGGCACTTCCGGTAGTGGCAAGGGCTCTGGGAATTCGAAACCTTCCGCGAGCCCGTCACCGAAGGGCCCATATAAGCCCGCGACCCCGAAACGACCTGCTCAGAACGTGCCGGTCCCCGGACCCTTGCCTGAGGTAGCGAAAGAGGAAAGCAAGGCAGGTCAGATCGCTTTCGTTGAGCATTGGCTGAAAGAGCTCAACTATGCCTGGGAAGTCGGCTCCTTCCGTAAAGAGTTCTGGGATATCACCTCGTCTGACTGCAACTACTGCAAGAAAGTCGACAAGACGCTCTCACGAGTGCAGAAGCACAACGCATGGACCGTCGGCGGAAAGATTCGTTACGAAAACATCCAAGCACCAAATAAGGAACTCGACAGCGGGATGTTCTACGTGACATTTTCCGCGCACGAAGATAAGCGCTCCTACTATGTGCCAGGAAAATCAAAAGCAGCCCAGACAGTGCCCGCTAATTCAACTGACGATGGCATGTTGAAACTAGAACGAAAGAATGGCCGCTGGAAAGTGGAAGGGCTCTACGGTGCCAAGAAATAA
- a CDS encoding metallopeptidase family protein, translating into MAFRVTNEAFEYAAHSVYEQLPEELTRAMNNIQIFIEDTPEPELSEDPHGLTFGYYDGTPLTERGENEIGQLPDRIVLFKNTFEETCSNWTDIVRELHITFVHEIGHHLGFSEAELHELGWG; encoded by the coding sequence ATGGCTTTCCGTGTCACCAACGAAGCTTTCGAGTACGCCGCGCACTCCGTCTACGAGCAGCTCCCGGAAGAGTTGACGCGCGCGATGAACAACATCCAGATCTTCATCGAAGACACCCCCGAACCGGAACTGAGTGAGGATCCCCACGGCCTCACCTTCGGCTACTACGACGGCACCCCACTCACCGAACGCGGCGAAAACGAAATAGGGCAACTCCCGGACCGCATCGTCCTATTCAAGAACACATTCGAAGAGACATGCTCAAACTGGACGGACATCGTCCGGGAACTCCACATCACGTTCGTTCACGAGATCGGACACCACCTCGGATTCAGCGAAGCCGAGCTCCACGAACTCGGGTGGGGCTAA
- a CDS encoding IS1249 family transposase yields the protein MPKNRPRCHCGGDMKRNGTTTQGRTRWRCKLCGASSTKTRTDITKAAVFKQFIAHCTSTRSLKDTAQQAGVSPSTLKRRFSWCWLVEVPDPMIKHAGTIYDQIFIDGTYTGAGCLIVAATFDHVLAWHWCKRETSLDYQRLLQRIPAPVIAVIDGGQGAASAIKKCWPATVIQRCLVHAQRVVRRYTTSHPRTDAGKAIYQLARNLTRITTLDEAATWARQLHEYGTFYRRWLNQKTFTTDPITQQRHWAWTHPNTRKAYNSLLHLWRNNLLFTYLNPPTELQHRHRIKSTTNSLEGAINAELKLLTRTHRGRTGEHQRKMLEWWLYQKTELPDDPTEIARQSNWGQNQLAKVPALTHNKNQADHQTGRPALYDNAIDTTYTHSIGIQKGHI from the coding sequence ATGCCGAAGAACAGACCACGATGCCACTGCGGTGGCGATATGAAACGCAATGGCACCACCACACAAGGTAGGACAAGGTGGCGGTGCAAACTCTGTGGAGCCTCAAGCACCAAAACCCGGACTGACATCACCAAAGCAGCAGTGTTCAAGCAGTTCATCGCTCACTGCACCTCGACCCGTAGCTTGAAAGACACCGCACAACAGGCCGGGGTGAGCCCTTCGACGTTGAAGCGACGGTTTAGCTGGTGCTGGCTGGTTGAAGTACCCGACCCGATGATCAAACACGCCGGGACGATCTATGACCAGATCTTTATCGATGGAACCTACACCGGTGCCGGGTGTCTTATCGTGGCAGCCACCTTCGATCATGTCCTGGCCTGGCACTGGTGCAAGCGTGAAACCAGCCTGGACTACCAACGACTACTTCAACGTATCCCCGCACCAGTGATCGCTGTCATCGATGGAGGACAAGGAGCCGCCAGCGCTATCAAGAAATGCTGGCCTGCCACCGTGATCCAACGCTGCCTGGTGCATGCACAACGAGTTGTACGACGCTACACCACCTCACACCCGCGTACCGATGCGGGCAAAGCGATCTATCAACTAGCACGGAACCTGACCCGGATCACCACCCTGGATGAAGCAGCCACCTGGGCGAGGCAACTCCATGAATACGGCACCTTCTACCGGAGATGGCTCAACCAGAAAACCTTCACCACAGACCCAATCACCCAACAACGCCACTGGGCCTGGACACACCCGAACACCCGTAAGGCCTACAACAGCCTGCTACACCTATGGCGTAACAACCTCCTGTTCACCTACCTCAACCCACCGACCGAACTACAGCACCGGCACCGCATCAAATCCACCACCAACAGCCTTGAAGGCGCGATCAACGCCGAACTGAAACTGCTCACCCGCACCCACCGCGGCAGAACCGGAGAACACCAACGAAAAATGCTGGAATGGTGGCTCTACCAGAAAACAGAACTGCCTGACGATCCAACAGAAATCGCCAGGCAGTCCAACTGGGGCCAAAACCAACTCGCCAAAGTACCAGCCCTGACCCACAACAAGAACCAAGCCGACCACCAAACAGGACGACCAGCCCTCTACGACAACGCTATCGACACCACCTACACACACTCAATCGGCATCCAAAAAGGCCACATCTAA
- a CDS encoding MFS transporter, with translation MLEVLRNRLYRIFFYSFTLGNFAEGLLVVTTPFLILRTTGRPADVGIGLAAQTIGVLCALLPGGTLADRFSKIKIISLSYILGALSLLPVFLLNSVQNNIVLLALCLFMFGVSTAIYGPISDSLTPDLVDESNLHRANSVESFSQRVGQGMAGPVAGGILIALDMGTISYAIASMSLLLAAVSIRRINIPTLNTRDEDGQGPSWSSALRFLRKWPSFTLLLVWVSVAVMLQMGAKPVVNTTWADGYQGGSMIYGSALAIGAVASLATSVIVGNARLPKNYVLCMILCWSIGSSAVIILLFNKSATAFAVTFIVSSIFLTIGNIYWSTFMQKSIPRALLPRMLSIDWFASLALVPLGAALAGFGLERIGLEKMFLVLSTPILFSGFIMMILMRRSFALRE, from the coding sequence ATGCTTGAGGTTTTAAGAAATAGGCTTTACAGAATTTTCTTCTACAGCTTTACGCTGGGGAATTTTGCAGAAGGTCTCCTGGTAGTGACTACGCCATTCCTTATCCTCCGAACCACCGGCAGACCCGCCGACGTGGGCATAGGGTTAGCGGCGCAAACCATAGGAGTGCTATGCGCGCTTCTCCCAGGGGGCACCTTGGCGGATAGGTTCTCGAAGATAAAGATAATTTCTCTATCTTATATATTAGGTGCACTATCTTTGCTGCCAGTATTCCTATTGAATAGCGTCCAGAATAATATTGTCTTATTAGCGTTATGCTTATTTATGTTTGGCGTGTCTACTGCAATCTATGGGCCTATAAGTGATTCGTTGACGCCAGATTTAGTAGATGAAAGCAACTTACATAGAGCTAATTCTGTCGAGTCATTTAGTCAGCGCGTTGGGCAAGGTATGGCAGGTCCAGTAGCTGGTGGCATTCTGATAGCTCTAGATATGGGCACTATCTCTTACGCGATTGCTAGCATGTCGCTCCTTCTTGCGGCAGTAAGCATTAGAAGGATAAATATTCCGACACTTAATACTAGGGATGAAGATGGGCAGGGGCCATCTTGGTCAAGCGCCTTGAGATTTCTTAGAAAATGGCCTTCGTTTACGCTGCTTCTCGTGTGGGTCAGCGTCGCGGTGATGCTGCAGATGGGAGCGAAGCCTGTAGTAAATACAACCTGGGCAGATGGCTATCAGGGTGGATCTATGATTTATGGATCTGCATTGGCTATTGGCGCTGTAGCTTCGCTAGCAACAAGTGTGATTGTCGGCAATGCACGCCTACCTAAAAATTACGTTCTATGCATGATTCTATGCTGGTCTATTGGGTCCTCAGCGGTAATCATCTTATTGTTTAACAAAAGTGCAACTGCATTTGCGGTTACATTTATTGTGTCAAGTATATTTCTAACTATTGGCAATATATACTGGTCGACATTCATGCAAAAGAGTATCCCTCGGGCACTATTGCCTAGAATGCTAAGTATAGATTGGTTTGCGTCGCTCGCGCTTGTTCCTCTGGGAGCAGCTTTGGCTGGTTTTGGTTTAGAGCGCATAGGACTAGAGAAGATGTTTCTCGTACTATCCACTCCAATCCTATTTAGCGGTTTTATAATGATGATTCTGATGCGACGCTCGTTTGCGCTACGCGAATAA
- a CDS encoding PKD domain-containing protein, with protein MTGSTKVAGSDLHVAEVQDPVARNAAKTQACTRRAVDECGQRDDLLYTTNTATTQLACRAKNKPSKNGAPPEQAPLTITEIRTLVATETKRIRIHPGAVTTDAIKPNTLTTAWTNFYLTNPKHNTDDKNGKAGKDTASGGVDGVVRETIDVLGENVTVELTPIKYRWKYGDGEARTSRTAGKMLPTRADVWEKETPTSHMYQKRGTYRVEATVTYAGKYSLDNGETWDTIPGTLETQATPLDIRVWSMRSVNVSGPCQPGNPNDDPTCKIQDFTIFKPRQTR; from the coding sequence GTGACCGGTTCTACCAAGGTTGCTGGTAGTGACCTGCATGTGGCTGAGGTGCAGGATCCTGTAGCTCGTAACGCTGCTAAAACCCAGGCCTGCACCCGCCGAGCAGTTGATGAGTGCGGTCAACGTGACGACTTGCTCTACACCACCAACACCGCCACCACCCAACTCGCCTGCCGCGCCAAAAACAAACCATCTAAGAATGGTGCCCCACCTGAGCAGGCCCCGCTGACGATTACCGAAATCCGCACCCTTGTCGCGACCGAAACCAAACGCATCCGCATCCACCCCGGAGCAGTCACCACCGATGCGATCAAACCCAACACCCTCACCACCGCCTGGACCAACTTCTACCTCACCAACCCCAAACACAACACCGACGACAAGAACGGCAAAGCCGGTAAAGACACTGCCTCTGGTGGTGTTGATGGTGTGGTGCGGGAAACCATCGACGTTCTCGGTGAGAACGTCACCGTCGAGCTGACGCCGATCAAGTATCGGTGGAAATACGGCGATGGCGAGGCACGCACTTCTAGAACCGCAGGGAAAATGCTGCCCACACGTGCGGATGTGTGGGAGAAGGAAACCCCGACCTCTCACATGTACCAGAAACGAGGAACCTACCGGGTGGAAGCCACCGTGACCTATGCCGGGAAGTACTCCCTGGATAACGGTGAAACCTGGGACACCATCCCAGGAACCTTGGAAACCCAAGCTACGCCCCTAGATATACGGGTGTGGAGTATGAGGTCAGTCAATGTCTCAGGTCCCTGCCAACCAGGCAACCCCAATGATGACCCGACCTGCAAAATACAAGACTTCACCATCTTCAAACCCCGCCAAACACGCTAA